The DNA sequence CGACAAGACCTATCGCACAATCGGAAGTGCTGCCCAGTCGGACGTGTAGGCGGGACTGCGCCTGTCCTGATTCATGTGCCATGTTCTGCGCTGCTCAACGGCGCCGACCTTCAATGTCCCACGTCCGTACTTGTCGTTGATCGCATCAAGTGCAACCATCATCTTCGCCTGCCGGCTGGCATCACGACCGAAGAGCTCACCTTGCTCAATTGAGATCGATTGCAACTCGTGAAGCAGCACCCCGGCCTTTGCATACCGAAAACCCTCCCGATATATCTGACGCAGCCCGAACAATGCCGAGTCGACCAGCGTCAGGGTGTCCGACGTCGGTGAAACGAGCGGAACATTGATGGCACGGCTGTATTGCGGGTCGTCGCGCTTGAACGGACTCGTGCGAATGAAAACCTGAACCTGATTGGCGTGCAACGCTTGGCGACGCAATCGCTCGGCCGCGGTCGCGACAAATTGCGTGACGGCCTGCGTCAGCTCATCGAGTGTATAGACGACATGACCGAAGCTGCGTGAGCAAAGCACTTGCTTCTGCGGTTGCCCCGCATCTTCAAATCCATAGCAGGCGATGCCGTTCAGCTCGAGCAAAGTCCGCTCGAGCACGACAGAAAACTGCTTGCGGATGAACGATGGGCTCACGCGTTTAAATTGCAGCACCGTTTCGACACCCATCTCATGCAGACGCGCGCCGATCTTGCGGCCTACGCCCCAGACCTCGCCAACGTCTACGCTCGCAAAGATGTTGTCGCGCTCGTCGGGCGTCAGCACGCCGATGTCACATACACCATGCCAGAGGCGCCCCACATTCTTCTTCGCGATGTGGTTCGCCATTTTCGCGAGCGTTTTCGTGGGACCGATGCCAATGCGCGTGGGAATACCGATCCACTGCAGCACCTGGGCGCGTATCTGAAGGCCATAGGTCGTCAGGTCACAGCGAAATCCGCCCAGGTCGAGAAAACATTCATCGATCGAATAGATCTCTTGGACGGGCGAATACTGGCCGATCAATGACATCATGCGGTCGCTGAGATCAGCATACAGGGCGTAGTTAGAGCTGAGTGCGATAAGGCCGTTGGTGCGCTCGAGGTCGCGAATCTGAAAATACGGCTGCCCCATTCCCACTTTCAAATCTTTGGCTTCTTGTGATCTCGCGACTGCGCACCCATCATTGTTGCTGAGTACGACGACAGGTTTTCCGACGAGCGACGGCTTGAAACATCGTTCGCAGGAGACATAAAAGTTATTGCCGTCGATAAGGGCAAAGGTGGTCATCGACGTTTCTGCGGATGCAGCAGCTGACGCAAATTCCACGTGACCACGCCCCACACGCTAATCGCCTGCCCTTCGACAAACGTGATCGGGGGATAGAGGGGGTTCGCCGCATGCAAACGGACGACACCCGAGCGTTTGTACAAGCGCTTGACCGTGAACTCGTCGTCGACGCAGGCAAGGACCACACGACCATGGACCGGCTCAATCGAGCGGTCAACGATCAGCCGGTCGCCGTCAAAGATCCTCGCATCAATCATCGAGTCCCCTTCAACCTGGAACAGGAACGTTGCGATCGGGTTGAGCACCAGCACGTCATTGAGATCAATACGCTTTTGCGTGTGATCCTGCGCCGGGCTGGGAAACCCTGCCGGCACCTTTGCTAGCACTTCGATGAGAAATGAGCCTGCGGCGGCGTCGGTAATCGGGATCGGGCGGCTCATGGACAGACAACACTGTATGGATGTACAGTATTCTATAACGGGTTTTGAAACGCTGAATTGCCCCTTTTTAGTCGATTACGGAGGCTGTTATGGATATGTTTGTTCGGCGAAAGCATCCGATGCCGGAGATGGCAGCCTTCGTTGCGGAACTGCGAGCGGCCTTTGGCGACTCGGTGGACGAAGCGGTGTCTCGCGGGAAGAGCGGCGAGCCGACGTTTTACGCGCGCGAAAACGGGCGCACGGTCGGAACGCCGCCAAGCGACCACTACAACGTGTGGAAGGCGTCCGAGGACGTTCGCGATCGTCACTACTGCGACGGGTGTGACGGAAGTTGCATCGGAACCGCTATCAGGTGCAGTCAGCGAATGACCGGCCGAGGGCCGTAAGATATCGCGCGCAAGGTGGTTGCGCGATCGAATCTCGGGCGGGAAGCTGCGTAGATGAAGTGCGCTACTCCTCGCTAACGAGAGGCAGCGCCTCAGCGATATCAGGCGCTTGAGGTAGAGACGTCAGTTATGGTGAGCCAGGGCTTACACCGTCGAGCAGGGGTGGCTCTTCATCCGGTTTCCCTTCGGTCGGTTCCAAGGGATGAGCATTCTGAAAGCCCATGCCGACTTCAGGCGAACGGTCGCCTGGACCGTCCATAACGAACTGGTCTACATAGCTGGTGTTGACTAATGCACCGTATCCGGACGGGTCGGCAGCAACGATAGCCCGGAGCATCGAGATAAACGCGTTTCCATCATCGAGGTGAGACACGATGGCACGGGCCGTCCGGAGCGATATGGCTTCTACAACCGGCGGTGTGATTGCACCTTCTTGAAGGACAAAACGAAATCGATGGATCTCTTCGTGCCCGTCAGGCAACGCCTCATGAGAAACGATGGTCGCTTTCATACATGTGTTCCAGTTCGTTTCATTACCCTTGCAGAGAGATCTGTCTAGCTTGTGCCTAGACAACACTCATAATAGCAATATTGGTGCACGGTATTGACGAGGTTGTTATTAACTGACTTAGACAAAGCATGAGCGTTGAGTAGGACAAAAAATG is a window from the Burkholderia sp. PAMC 26561 genome containing:
- a CDS encoding Y-family DNA polymerase, with protein sequence MTTFALIDGNNFYVSCERCFKPSLVGKPVVVLSNNDGCAVARSQEAKDLKVGMGQPYFQIRDLERTNGLIALSSNYALYADLSDRMMSLIGQYSPVQEIYSIDECFLDLGGFRCDLTTYGLQIRAQVLQWIGIPTRIGIGPTKTLAKMANHIAKKNVGRLWHGVCDIGVLTPDERDNIFASVDVGEVWGVGRKIGARLHEMGVETVLQFKRVSPSFIRKQFSVVLERTLLELNGIACYGFEDAGQPQKQVLCSRSFGHVVYTLDELTQAVTQFVATAAERLRRQALHANQVQVFIRTSPFKRDDPQYSRAINVPLVSPTSDTLTLVDSALFGLRQIYREGFRYAKAGVLLHELQSISIEQGELFGRDASRQAKMMVALDAINDKYGRGTLKVGAVEQRRTWHMNQDRRSPAYTSDWAALPIVR
- a CDS encoding LexA family protein, producing the protein MSRPIPITDAAAGSFLIEVLAKVPAGFPSPAQDHTQKRIDLNDVLVLNPIATFLFQVEGDSMIDARIFDGDRLIVDRSIEPVHGRVVLACVDDEFTVKRLYKRSGVVRLHAANPLYPPITFVEGQAISVWGVVTWNLRQLLHPQKRR